One Hermetia illucens chromosome 4, iHerIll2.2.curated.20191125, whole genome shotgun sequence DNA segment encodes these proteins:
- the LOC119654740 gene encoding trypsin beta-like: MGSKPVSTMFRFVVLSALLACAFGAAVPGGLAPLWEARIVGGKETTIESYPYTVSMKYGGSHRCGGSIYRPDVIISAAHCVQGVSASNLAITAGTSYRTSGGVTKKVSKIIIHEKYSSSTVDNDVAILFLEEGFELGESIQTINLASAGSVVEAGVKATCSGWGALKEGGASPSVLQFVDVSVVNNADCGAAYGKGSITDAMMCAGEKQGGKDACQGDSGGPLAVGNTLVGIVSWGYGCARAGYPGVYSSVGYLRSWIDSKL, from the coding sequence ATGGGAAGTAAACCAGTTTCTACTATGTTTCGCTTTGTTGTTCTCAGTGCTTTGCTTGCTTGCGCCTTCGGGGCAGCAGTTCCCGGTGGCCTTGCCCCACTGTGGGAAGCCCGTATTGTTGGTGGTAAGGAAACCACCATCGAATCATACCCTTACACCGTCTCCATGAAATATGGAGGAAGCCACCGTTGCGGAGGATCCATCTACAGACCAGACGTCATCATTAGTGCCGCTCATTGTGTCCAAGGAGTCTCTGCTAGCAACTTGGCCATCACTGCCGGTACCTCATACCGTACCAGCGGTGGAGTAACAAAGAAGGTCAGCAAGATCATTATCCATGAAAAATACAGCAGCAGCACTGTCGACAATGATGTCGCTATTTTGTTCCTTGAAGAAGGATTTGAACTTGGAGAATCCATTCAAACAATCAACCTCGCTTCAGCTGGATCTGTTGTTGAAGCTGGAGTCAAGGCAACCTGCAGTGGTTGGGGCGCTCTTAAAGAAGGTGGAGCCTCACCTTCTGTTCTCCAATTTGTTGATGTCTCCGTTGTAAACAATGCCGATTGTGGAGCAGCTTATGGCAAGGGTAGCATCACTGATGCTATGATGTGCGCTGGTGAAAAGCAAGGAGGAAAGGACGCTTGCCAAGGAGACTCCGGCGGCCCATTGGCTGTTGGTAACACATTGGTTGGTattgtttcatggggatacGGATGTGCCCGTGCTGGCTATCCAGGTGTCTATTCTAGCGTTGGTTACCTTCGCTCATGGATTGATAGCAAATTGTAA
- the LOC119654738 gene encoding trypsin alpha-like, which translates to MVTMIRYDSSLFLKMFRLAVICALTAQVFGGPVSGGLAPQLRNRIVGGKDAKIDQFPFQVSLRYYGSHRCGGSIYKPNIVITAAHCVEGISTSQLEVVAGTTFWNEGGEQRGVHRALQNKGFSPFTNDYDVAILILDKPFERSTSVQQIDLATSNTIVDDGSAATISGWGAENEAESSSDGLKYVEVNIINQAECKSAYGDMITDNMICAGSDGKDACFGDSGGPMVVGGIQVGIISWGYGCAVPGYPGVYSRISALREWIDEQLFIFGDLMK; encoded by the coding sequence ATGGTGACAATGATACGGTATGATTCCagtctttttttgaaaatgttccgCCTTGCAGTGATTTGTGCTTTGACTGCCCAAGTTTTCGGTGGACCGGTATCTGGTGGATTGGCTCCCCAGCTAAGGAACAGAATAGTAGGCGGGAAAGATGCCAAGATTGACCAGTTCCCATTTCAAGTCTCTCTGCGATACTATGGGAGTCATCGTTGCGGTGGATCCATCTATAAACCGAATATTGTGATAACTGCAGCCCACTGCGTTGAAGGGATATCCACTAGCCAGTTGGAAGTTGTCGCAGGAACAACGTTTTGGAACGAAGGCGGTGAACAACGTGGGGTCCACAGAGCTCTTCAAAACAAAGGATTTTCACCGTTTACCAACGATTATGACGTGGCCATCCTAATTTTGGATAAACCTTTTGAGAGGAGTACTTCGGTGCAGCAAATTGACTTGGCGACGAGTAACACCATCGTTGATGATGGGAGTGCAGCTACCATTAGCGGCTGGGGTGCGGAAAATGAAGCAGAATCCTCTTCGGACGGTCTGAAGTATGTGGAAGTGAACATAATCAACCAAGCAGAGTGTAAAAGTGCATATGGTGATATGATCACAGATAATATGATTTGTGCGGGGTCTGATGGGAAGGATGCCTGCTTTGGGGATTCGGGCGGTCCCATGGTTGTTGGAGGTATACAAGTTGGAATTATCTCGTGGGGATATGGATGCGCGGTGCCCGGATATCCTGGCGTGTATTCTCGCATTTCAGCCCTTCGTGAGTGGATTGATGAACAGTTGTTTATATTTGGAGAtctaatgaaataa